A region from the Stutzerimonas stutzeri genome encodes:
- a CDS encoding VRR-NUC domain-containing protein, protein MRQALENPFYYLENFRQVLAWVAERHGDLLDDRERAFLDRFNQVPQASQALLVRMVMRKGTLFRASKLRYVEIGCPVQASASLVEHGWIEANPILELAQLFDLLKKDELLRALGHTAHNGQRKRDLLQALQAEHPQAKPFSDWCETLDDLAFGLTISDLCDRLRLMFFGNIHQDWSEFVLADLGIFRYEQVAFSPASRAFHTRADVDAYLHLHRCRERFEVGEPVDAVLRDVPTTPYANDWLEHRRGKLLLSLGRQCEREGDLSLALRLHAGNRYPGARERAIRVLERCDQPEAALGLALKADAQPESEHEAQQLQRILPRLRRALGGPAARRASPIQPERMDLTLPRPNGMSVEHAVREHLSGDDAPVYYVENTLINSLLGLLCWDAIFAPLPGAFFHPFHAAPADLARPDFHARRAGLFDECLAKLGTDEYHDCIRRVFRNKFGIQSQFVSWGLLNEQLLEDALSCVPAEHLRLCFQRILRDVPNHRSGLPDLIQFWPGERRYRLIEVKGPGDRLQDNQKRWIDFALQHDIPIAVCYVQWTEGAP, encoded by the coding sequence ATGCGCCAGGCCCTGGAAAATCCCTTCTACTACCTCGAGAACTTTCGGCAGGTGCTGGCCTGGGTCGCTGAGCGTCACGGTGACCTCCTGGATGATCGAGAGCGTGCCTTTCTGGACCGCTTCAACCAGGTCCCACAAGCCTCGCAGGCGCTGCTGGTTCGCATGGTGATGCGCAAGGGCACGCTGTTCCGGGCCAGCAAGTTGCGCTATGTGGAAATCGGTTGCCCGGTACAGGCCTCGGCATCCCTGGTCGAGCACGGCTGGATCGAGGCCAACCCGATACTGGAGCTCGCCCAGTTGTTCGATCTGCTGAAGAAGGACGAACTGCTTCGTGCCCTCGGCCACACCGCGCACAACGGCCAGCGCAAGCGTGATCTGTTGCAGGCCTTGCAGGCCGAGCATCCCCAAGCCAAGCCCTTTTCGGACTGGTGTGAAACCCTGGATGATCTGGCGTTCGGGCTCACCATCAGCGATCTCTGCGACCGGCTACGGCTGATGTTCTTCGGCAACATTCACCAGGATTGGTCCGAGTTCGTTCTCGCCGATCTCGGCATCTTCCGCTACGAGCAGGTCGCCTTCTCGCCGGCGTCACGGGCCTTCCATACGCGCGCTGACGTGGATGCCTACCTGCACCTGCATCGCTGCCGGGAGCGTTTCGAAGTGGGCGAGCCCGTCGATGCCGTGCTGCGCGACGTGCCCACGACACCGTACGCCAACGACTGGCTGGAGCATCGCCGCGGCAAGCTGCTGTTGAGCCTTGGCCGGCAATGCGAGCGTGAGGGCGACCTGTCCCTGGCCCTGCGGCTGCACGCCGGCAATCGCTATCCTGGCGCACGCGAGCGGGCCATCCGCGTGCTGGAGCGTTGCGATCAGCCAGAGGCGGCGCTGGGGCTGGCGCTGAAAGCCGATGCGCAGCCTGAAAGCGAGCATGAAGCCCAGCAACTGCAACGTATCCTGCCGCGCCTGAGACGGGCACTTGGCGGACCCGCAGCGCGGCGCGCCAGCCCTATCCAGCCCGAGCGAATGGACCTCACGCTGCCCCGGCCCAATGGCATGAGCGTCGAGCACGCGGTGCGCGAGCACCTGAGTGGCGACGATGCACCGGTCTATTACGTGGAAAATACGCTGATCAATTCGCTGCTCGGCCTGCTGTGCTGGGATGCGATCTTCGCACCGCTGCCGGGCGCGTTTTTCCATCCGTTTCACGCGGCGCCGGCGGACCTGGCTCGTCCTGACTTCCATGCCCGTCGCGCCGGGCTTTTCGATGAATGCCTGGCCAAGCTGGGCACCGATGAATACCACGACTGCATCCGCCGTGTGTTTCGCAACAAGTTCGGCATTCAATCGCAGTTCGTCAGCTGGGGGTTGCTGAACGAGCAACTGCTCGAAGACGCGTTGTCTTGCGTTCCCGCCGAGCATCTGCGCCTGTGTTTCCAGCGCATCCTGAGGGACGTACCGAACCACCGCAGCGGATTGCCCGACCTGATTCAATTCTGGCCGGGCGAGCGGCGCTACCGGCTGATCGAGGTGAAGGGCCCCGGCGATCGTCTGCAGGATAACCAGAAGCGCTGGATAGACTTCGCCCTGCAACACGACATTCCCATCGCCGTCTGCTACGTGCAATGGACCGAGGGCGCGCCTTGA
- the hemN gene encoding oxygen-independent coproporphyrinogen III oxidase: MDHTPSFNRALVEKYDRPGPRYTSYPTAPQFHQAFAMDDYRSAAQATNEAAAPKPLSVYIHIPFCKSLCYYCACNKIITHKTDRAAEYLDYLKREIKMQAALFDRSRKLTQLHLGGGTPTYLTSEQLADLMAALHEAFNMDDSDNHEFSLEVDPRTVTPEQIHQLRALGFNRLSFGVQDFDEQVQIAVNRIQTEEQTRDLVQAAREAHFKSISVDLIYGLPLQTVESFNVTLDKIIDIRPDRIAAYSYAHLPDLVRAQKLIRPEDMPPPERKLELLELTIRRLTDAGYVYIGMDHFSLPDDELALARANGTLQRNFQGYSTHADCDLIGLGISSIGKVGDSYSQNVKELSQYYARLNEGLLPVHRGYKLSEDDRLRRDVIISLMCHGRVDFSEIEQRYGIDFRDYFADSLAKLDEHVADGLVEITDDAVVLLPQGHLMMRNVAMAFDAYLGGEQRGRFSRTV; the protein is encoded by the coding sequence ATGGACCATACGCCGAGCTTTAACCGCGCCCTGGTCGAGAAGTACGACCGTCCCGGTCCTCGATACACCTCTTATCCGACTGCGCCGCAGTTCCACCAGGCCTTTGCCATGGATGACTACCGCAGCGCCGCGCAAGCCACCAACGAGGCCGCCGCGCCCAAGCCGCTGTCGGTGTACATCCACATCCCGTTCTGCAAGAGCCTCTGCTACTACTGCGCGTGCAACAAGATCATCACCCACAAGACCGACCGCGCCGCCGAATACCTCGACTACCTCAAGCGTGAGATCAAGATGCAGGCCGCACTGTTCGATCGCTCGCGCAAGCTGACGCAGCTGCACTTGGGCGGCGGCACGCCCACCTACCTCACCAGCGAGCAGCTCGCCGACCTGATGGCCGCGCTTCACGAAGCCTTCAACATGGACGACAGCGACAACCACGAATTCTCGCTGGAGGTCGACCCGCGCACCGTCACGCCCGAGCAGATCCATCAGCTGCGAGCCCTGGGCTTCAACCGCCTCAGTTTCGGCGTGCAGGACTTCGACGAGCAGGTACAGATCGCGGTCAACCGCATCCAGACCGAAGAACAGACACGGGACCTGGTCCAGGCCGCGCGTGAAGCTCACTTCAAGTCGATCAGCGTCGACCTGATCTACGGCCTCCCCTTGCAGACGGTGGAGAGTTTCAACGTCACGCTGGACAAGATCATCGACATCCGCCCCGACCGCATCGCTGCCTACAGCTACGCGCACCTGCCGGATCTGGTTCGGGCGCAGAAGCTGATCCGCCCAGAAGACATGCCGCCGCCGGAGCGCAAGCTGGAGCTGCTGGAACTGACCATCCGGCGCCTGACCGACGCCGGCTACGTCTATATCGGCATGGACCACTTCTCCCTGCCGGACGACGAGCTGGCCCTGGCACGCGCCAACGGCACGCTGCAGCGCAACTTCCAGGGCTACTCCACGCACGCCGACTGTGACCTGATCGGCCTTGGCATTTCGTCCATCGGCAAGGTCGGCGACAGCTACAGCCAGAACGTGAAGGAGCTGTCGCAGTACTACGCGCGCCTGAACGAGGGCCTGCTGCCGGTGCATCGCGGCTACAAGCTCAGCGAGGACGACCGCCTGCGTCGTGACGTGATCATTTCGCTGATGTGTCATGGACGGGTCGATTTCAGCGAGATCGAGCAGCGATACGGCATCGACTTCCGCGACTATTTCGCCGATTCGCTGGCCAAGCTGGACGAACATGTCGCCGATGGACTGGTCGAGATAACCGACGACGCCGTCGTACTGTTGCCTCAAGGGCACTTGATGATGCGTAACGTCGCCATGGCTTTCGATGCCTACCTCGGCGGCGAACAGCGCGGCCGCTTCTCCCGCACCGTGTGA
- a CDS encoding OprD family porin: MTPRNPLSAAVFAGTLSLALGIPAVAYAADGFVEGTKISLNARNFYINRNFVDPDYNNGQGKGEEWTQSFILNIQSGYTPGPIGFGVDVLAGLAVKLDGGGGTYGTGLLPVRGSGDDRYPADDYGRVALAAKAKFSETELRVGEWMVVLPILRSDDGRSLPQTFQGGMITSKEISNLALYGGQMRQNSTRDDASLEDMVYGGARSDRFNFVGGEYSFTDKTKVGLWHARLEDIYQQNYFQLLHTQPLSDNLALTANLGYFTGKEEGSALAGDLDNKTFSGLFGLQMGSNTFYVGLQKVSGDNGWMRVNGTSGGTLGNDSFNSSYDNPNERSWQLRHDFNFAGVGVPGLTLMNRYISGDNIEAGGVDDGKEWGRESELAYTVQSGVLKSLNIKWRNSSIRRDYSATEFDENRLIFNYPISIL; this comes from the coding sequence ATGACCCCACGCAACCCCCTATCTGCCGCTGTATTCGCGGGCACGCTGTCGTTGGCGCTTGGCATTCCTGCCGTCGCTTACGCCGCAGATGGCTTCGTTGAAGGCACCAAAATCAGCCTCAACGCCCGTAACTTCTACATCAACCGTAACTTCGTCGATCCCGACTACAACAATGGCCAGGGCAAGGGCGAGGAATGGACACAGAGCTTCATTCTCAATATCCAGTCCGGTTACACCCCCGGTCCGATTGGCTTTGGTGTCGACGTGCTGGCCGGTCTGGCAGTCAAGCTCGACGGCGGTGGCGGCACCTACGGCACCGGTCTGCTGCCAGTCCGCGGCAGTGGTGACGACCGTTATCCGGCCGATGACTATGGCCGTGTAGCGCTTGCCGCCAAAGCGAAGTTCTCCGAAACCGAGTTGCGCGTCGGTGAGTGGATGGTGGTGTTGCCGATTCTCCGTTCGGACGACGGCCGCTCGCTACCGCAGACCTTCCAGGGCGGAATGATCACGTCCAAGGAGATCAGCAACCTGGCCTTGTACGGTGGCCAGATGCGCCAGAACAGCACCCGTGATGACGCTAGCCTGGAAGACATGGTGTATGGCGGCGCCCGTTCGGATCGCTTCAATTTCGTGGGTGGTGAGTATTCCTTCACCGACAAGACCAAGGTCGGCCTGTGGCATGCCCGTCTGGAAGACATTTATCAGCAGAACTACTTCCAACTGCTGCACACCCAGCCGCTGAGCGACAACCTCGCTCTGACCGCCAACCTCGGTTACTTCACCGGTAAAGAAGAAGGCAGCGCCCTGGCAGGCGATTTGGACAACAAGACCTTTTCCGGCCTGTTCGGGCTGCAGATGGGATCCAACACCTTCTATGTTGGCCTGCAGAAGGTCAGCGGCGACAACGGCTGGATGCGTGTAAACGGCACCAGTGGCGGCACCTTGGGGAACGATAGTTTCAACTCGAGCTACGACAACCCGAACGAGCGCTCCTGGCAGCTTCGCCATGACTTCAACTTCGCCGGCGTCGGCGTACCGGGACTTACGTTGATGAACCGCTACATCAGCGGCGACAACATCGAAGCAGGTGGCGTCGACGACGGCAAGGAGTGGGGTCGCGAATCCGAACTGGCATATACCGTTCAAAGCGGCGTACTGAAAAGTCTGAATATCAAATGGCGTAACTCGAGCATCCGTCGTGACTACAGCGCCACGGAGTTCGACGAGAACCGCCTGATCTTCAACTACCCGATCTCCATTTTGTAG
- a CDS encoding ATP-dependent DNA helicase, whose translation MSYRVAVRALCEFTAKEGDLDLRFTPSPTALEGMAGHATVTGRRAESYEREVTLEGAYLDLLVRGRADGYDPAQNRLEEIKTHRGDLARQPANHRQLHWAQAKIYGALLCASRGLESLNVALVYFDVGSQKETVLAEAFSAVELQAFFEAQCQRFIAWAEQELAHRQARDQALTTLKFPYGEFRRGQRQLAEAVYKAACTGTHLMAQAPTGIGKTLATLFPQLKAFPGQQMDKLFFLAAKTSGRQLALDALAGLTMPAMPLRVLELTARDKACEHPDKACHGESCPLARGFYDRLPAARAEAITRPLLDRAALREVALAHEVCPYYLGQELARWVDVVVGDYNYYFDLSALLYSLTLANQWRVSVLVDEAHNLLERGRSMYTAELDLRSFKGLRKIAPNNIKKHIERILRCWSELHSAQTATYQVQPELPHKLIGALQQAISAITDHLAEQPAGVDPALLNSYFDAMHFCRLAELFGSHSLFDCTLLPQRASLGRSSVVCIRNVLPAPFLGPRMLEARSCVLFSATLSPRQFYADTLGLPRNQVWIDVESPFRAEQLEVRLARHISTRYQDRMASLQTIVDLLAQQYQQRPGNYLAFFSSFEYLQQVTTLLASKYPALPFWEQTRGMHEAARSDFLARFTDESRGIGFAVLGGAFSEGIDLPGDRLIGAFIATLGLPQVNSVNEQMKARMDQLFGTGYDYTYLYPGLQKVVQAAGRVIRTTDDRGIVHLLDDRFARPQVRSLLPSWWGDAL comes from the coding sequence TTGAGCTATCGGGTCGCAGTTCGCGCCCTGTGCGAGTTCACCGCCAAAGAGGGCGATCTGGATCTTCGCTTCACGCCCTCCCCCACGGCACTGGAAGGCATGGCCGGACATGCCACCGTGACAGGCCGCCGAGCGGAAAGCTATGAGCGTGAAGTGACGCTGGAAGGTGCCTATCTGGATCTGCTGGTCCGCGGCCGTGCAGATGGATACGACCCCGCGCAGAACCGGCTGGAAGAGATCAAGACACACCGCGGCGACCTTGCACGGCAGCCCGCCAATCACCGTCAATTGCACTGGGCCCAGGCGAAAATCTACGGCGCTCTGCTGTGTGCATCACGCGGGCTGGAGTCGCTGAATGTCGCCTTGGTGTACTTCGATGTGGGCAGTCAGAAGGAAACGGTGCTGGCCGAAGCGTTCAGCGCTGTCGAATTGCAGGCGTTCTTCGAAGCCCAATGTCAGCGTTTCATCGCCTGGGCCGAGCAGGAACTGGCGCATCGGCAGGCACGCGATCAGGCACTCACGACGCTGAAGTTCCCCTACGGTGAATTTCGACGGGGCCAGCGGCAACTGGCTGAAGCCGTGTACAAGGCCGCTTGCACCGGTACGCATCTCATGGCGCAGGCTCCGACAGGCATCGGCAAGACACTCGCCACGCTGTTTCCGCAACTGAAAGCCTTCCCCGGCCAGCAGATGGACAAGCTGTTCTTTCTCGCGGCGAAAACCTCCGGGCGGCAACTGGCGTTGGATGCGCTGGCCGGTCTGACAATGCCCGCAATGCCGCTGCGGGTGCTGGAGCTGACCGCGCGGGACAAGGCTTGCGAGCATCCGGACAAGGCCTGTCACGGCGAGTCCTGCCCGCTCGCCCGTGGCTTCTACGACCGCCTGCCGGCTGCACGTGCAGAAGCGATCACCCGCCCGCTACTCGATCGGGCAGCGCTACGCGAAGTAGCGCTGGCGCACGAGGTCTGCCCTTATTACCTCGGCCAGGAACTTGCCCGCTGGGTCGATGTGGTCGTCGGTGACTACAATTATTACTTCGACCTGAGCGCCCTGCTCTACAGTCTGACGCTGGCCAATCAGTGGCGAGTGAGCGTGCTGGTAGACGAAGCGCACAACCTGCTGGAACGCGGGCGGAGCATGTACACTGCCGAGCTTGATCTAAGGAGTTTCAAAGGCTTACGGAAGATAGCTCCAAACAACATAAAAAAGCACATCGAGCGCATTTTGCGTTGCTGGAGTGAACTGCACAGCGCACAGACCGCCACCTATCAGGTTCAACCGGAGCTGCCCCACAAGCTGATCGGTGCGTTGCAGCAAGCCATCAGCGCCATCACCGATCACCTGGCGGAGCAGCCAGCAGGCGTCGACCCGGCACTGCTGAATTCGTATTTCGACGCGATGCACTTCTGCCGTCTGGCGGAACTGTTCGGATCACATTCGCTGTTCGATTGCACGCTGCTACCGCAGCGCGCATCCCTTGGGCGAAGCTCAGTGGTCTGCATCCGCAACGTACTGCCGGCCCCCTTTCTCGGTCCCCGTATGCTCGAAGCACGATCCTGCGTGCTTTTCTCTGCCACGCTCAGCCCGAGGCAGTTCTACGCCGACACCCTGGGCCTGCCACGCAATCAGGTCTGGATCGACGTCGAATCACCCTTCCGGGCCGAGCAACTGGAGGTTCGCCTGGCGCGACATATCTCCACTCGCTATCAGGACCGCATGGCCTCGCTGCAGACGATCGTCGATCTGCTCGCGCAGCAGTATCAGCAGCGCCCCGGTAATTACCTCGCGTTCTTCAGTAGTTTCGAGTATTTGCAGCAAGTGACCACCCTGCTAGCGAGCAAGTACCCTGCACTGCCCTTCTGGGAACAGACGCGCGGGATGCACGAAGCGGCTCGTAGCGACTTCCTTGCGCGCTTCACTGACGAGAGCCGAGGCATCGGGTTTGCCGTGTTGGGCGGCGCCTTTTCAGAGGGGATCGATCTACCCGGCGATCGGTTGATTGGCGCCTTCATCGCGACGCTGGGTCTGCCGCAGGTCAACTCGGTCAACGAGCAGATGAAAGCCCGGATGGATCAGCTGTTTGGCACCGGCTACGACTACACCTACCTCTATCCCGGCTTGCAGAAGGTGGTGCAGGCCGCAGGCCGGGTGATCCGTACCACCGACGACCGGGGCATCGTCCATCTGCTGGACGATCGCTTCGCGCGGCCACAGGTCCGATCTCTGCTGCCCAGCTGGTGGGGCGATGCGCTCTGA
- a CDS encoding methyl-accepting chemotaxis protein produces the protein MNNTFPARQMSVQSKINLALLVVFALVLAASLLHSAGSEKDLVLQVVEQQTKDAADSYFDSINTMMLTGTMAQREVLRDKLLARPGVIDARIVRGEPVSKVFGPGFAHEAPADEHDRAALAGKSTMEVSEGKNGRVLTVINPILAHQDYRGTNCLSCHQVPENTVMGAVRISYDLSVLDGEVNRNVMTSAGIQLALLLIGLVVMGYIIRRVIINRINDMRHTMEAMTRDEDLSRIVAVHAEDEVGAMGHSFNHMIGKFRHSLEAVAKVTHQLGEVSDRVSSVAEKTHSAVLAQRSETDMVASAMNEMSATVQEVAQHASQTAAASTGADAQSKAGVTLATEALDGIDGLIREIEQAAQVIKQVETDATSIGMVLGVINGIAEQTNLLALNAAIEAARAGEQGRGFAVVADEVRTLASRTQKSTGDIQATIEQLQTGVRNAVKVMQDAQERANAGSTCVAKAAQSLNGIAGEVGTINDMNMQIATAAEEQSAVAEEINRNITTISTIADTTAADAQQTSQISDELVHLAAELNRLVGQFRL, from the coding sequence ATGAACAACACCTTTCCAGCTCGGCAAATGTCCGTCCAGTCGAAGATCAACCTGGCTCTGCTGGTGGTGTTCGCCTTGGTCCTCGCCGCCTCCCTCCTCCATTCGGCGGGTTCCGAGAAAGACCTCGTTCTCCAGGTCGTCGAGCAGCAGACCAAGGACGCTGCCGACTCCTATTTCGACAGTATCAACACCATGATGCTCACCGGGACAATGGCCCAGCGTGAGGTGCTGCGCGACAAGCTGCTGGCGCGCCCTGGCGTGATCGACGCTCGCATCGTGCGCGGCGAGCCGGTCAGCAAGGTCTTCGGCCCCGGCTTCGCCCATGAGGCACCTGCCGATGAGCACGACAGGGCCGCACTGGCGGGCAAGTCGACGATGGAGGTGAGTGAAGGCAAGAACGGCCGCGTCCTTACCGTCATCAACCCGATCCTTGCGCATCAGGATTACCGCGGCACCAACTGCCTGTCGTGCCACCAGGTTCCCGAAAACACGGTAATGGGCGCGGTGCGGATCAGTTATGACCTGTCTGTGCTCGATGGTGAAGTCAACCGTAACGTGATGACCTCGGCCGGCATTCAGCTGGCACTGTTGCTGATAGGGCTGGTGGTCATGGGCTACATCATTCGCCGGGTGATCATCAACCGCATCAACGACATGCGGCACACCATGGAAGCGATGACCAGGGACGAGGATCTGAGCCGCATCGTCGCTGTCCATGCCGAGGACGAGGTCGGCGCCATGGGCCATTCGTTCAACCACATGATCGGTAAATTCCGTCACAGTCTCGAAGCGGTGGCGAAGGTTACGCATCAGCTAGGCGAAGTGTCGGATCGGGTTTCCAGCGTAGCGGAAAAGACCCATTCAGCGGTGTTGGCCCAGCGTAGCGAAACGGACATGGTCGCCTCTGCCATGAACGAGATGAGCGCGACCGTGCAGGAAGTGGCGCAGCACGCCAGCCAGACCGCAGCCGCCTCCACCGGCGCTGATGCACAGTCGAAGGCAGGCGTCACCCTGGCAACCGAGGCCCTGGACGGCATCGACGGGCTGATCCGTGAGATCGAGCAGGCTGCACAGGTGATCAAGCAGGTCGAAACCGATGCGACCTCCATCGGCATGGTCCTCGGTGTGATCAATGGCATCGCCGAACAGACGAACCTGCTGGCGCTCAACGCGGCCATCGAAGCGGCCCGCGCCGGCGAGCAAGGCCGCGGCTTTGCGGTCGTCGCCGATGAAGTTCGGACGCTCGCCTCGCGTACGCAGAAGTCCACTGGCGATATCCAGGCCACCATCGAACAGCTGCAGACCGGCGTGCGCAACGCAGTGAAGGTGATGCAGGATGCCCAGGAGCGCGCCAATGCCGGCTCCACCTGCGTCGCCAAAGCGGCGCAGAGCCTCAATGGAATTGCTGGCGAAGTCGGCACGATCAACGACATGAACATGCAGATCGCCACGGCGGCCGAAGAGCAAAGCGCGGTCGCCGAGGAGATCAACCGCAACATCACCACTATCAGCACCATCGCCGACACCACCGCAGCCGATGCACAGCAAACCTCGCAGATCAGCGACGAGCTCGTGCATCTGGCCGCCGAACTGAATCGCCTGGTCGGACAGTTCCGCCTCTGA